In a genomic window of Wyeomyia smithii strain HCP4-BCI-WySm-NY-G18 chromosome 1, ASM2978416v1, whole genome shotgun sequence:
- the LOC129721983 gene encoding kinesin-like protein KIF17 → MAENVKVVVRCRPMNKREQVAGSKNITQIDNATVNLDNPNDQSAPQKSFKFDSAYGYAATTENIYSDICYSLVESVLEGYNGTIFAYGQTGCGKSHTMQGTTYNLTAADPNNANNIGIIPRSFEHVFEAIAVASDVRYLVLVSYLEIYNETIRDLLNPSCTGTGSLTIKEVPGEGVTVQGLSLHPVHGMKECIELLEAGAKNRVVGATLMNIESSRSHSIFTISLEQMSTNGGHNAVIKRGKLNLVDLAGSERQSKTGATGERLKEATKINLSLSALGNVISALVDGKTKHVPYRDSKLTRLLQDSLGGNTKTLMIACISPADSNYDETLSTLRYASRAKNIANKPKVNEDPKDTMLREYQQEILRLKQLLAGEGKDFLNVEPVSESSLEDDQNALKQQYDSEVNSLRKEYEQQKVAKQQLVKDIEKIKSYYEGQMQQMVSKNDTEKMPAQTAAVMDKQDIYDRIKQIKDALIGGERANDVQLKEKRYRNKLASQKRLNALAHVISRVEQSEDRDLLQGHYMDIQQELKVRYEQIRQQRKRIKSLERDISDIQSEFQTDRADYLATIRLLEKKILFFEAVFQKAMPVLRKDGRYWNLECLEGDSEWHDDLKKWKLPDDTLLRTRLPPADPTPSESPSKNGRDSQNSFTAPGRLERSSTLILTKLPEFESGVNSFAGEMRKKDFLSKSTNCSPFPKIEDVAMSYFRPRRAAELVYRSGWGSLQK, encoded by the exons ATGGCAGAAAACGTGAAGGTGGTGGTTCGGTGTAGACCGATGAATAAGCGTGAACAGGTGGCAGGGAGTAAG AACATTACTCAAATCGACAACGCGACGGTGAATTTGGACAATCCGAATGATCAGAGCGCGCCACAGAAGTCATTCAAATTTGACAGTGCGTACGGGTACGCAGCCACAACGGAGAACATCTACAGCGACATCTGCTATTCACTAGTGGAG AGCGTTCTTGAGGGATACAATGGAACAATATTTGCGTACGGACAGACTGGCTGTGGAAAATCGCACACCATGCAGGGAACCACTTACAACCTAACGGCTGCCGATCCGAACAATGCTAACAATATCGGTATAATACCGCGGTCGTTTGAGCACGTGTTCGAAGCCATTGCGGTCGCTAGTGACGTGCGCTATCTGGTGCtcgtcagttatttggaaaTCTATAATGAAACGATCCGAGATCTGCTTAACCCCTCGTGTACGGGAACAGGAAGTCTTACCATCAAGGAGGTCCCTGGAGAGGGAGTAACGGTCCAAGGCTTATCGCTACATCCGGTCCACGGAATGAAGGAATGTATCGAACTGCTGGAAGCGGGCGCCAAGAACCGCGTGGTCGGTGCAACGCTAATGAACATCGAAAGTTCCCGTTCGCATTCTATATTCACCATTAGCTTAGAGCAAATGTCAACCAATGGTGGTCATAATGCTGTGATAAAACGAGGCAAGTTGAATTTGGTTGATCTGGCGGGATCGGAAAGGCAGAGCAAAACCGGTGCCACGGGGGAGAGGCTCAAGGAGGCGACCAAGATTAATCTTTCGCTGTCGGCACTGGGAAATGTTATATCGGCATTGGTGGATGGTAAAACCAAACACGTTCCTTATCGGGACTCGAAGTTGACGAGGCTTTTGCAG GACTCATTGGGTGGCAACACAAAAACGCTCATGATCGCCTGCATCTCGCCAGCGGATTCGAACTACGATGAGACTTTATCGACACTGCGCTACGCCAGCCGAGCGAAAAACATTGCCAACAAACCGAAAGTTAACGAGGATCCTAAGGACACGATGCTGCGCGAGTATCAACAGGAAATTTTACGACTGAAGCAGCTGCTGGCCGGCGAAGGAAAAGATTTCTTGAACGTGGAACCGGTGTCAGAGAGCTCGTTGGAAGACGACCAAAACGCCCTCAAGCAGCAGTACGATTCGGAAGTGAACAGCCTTCGGAAGGAATACGAACAGCAAAAGGTAGCTAAACAACAGCTGGTAAAAGATATCGAAAAAATCAAATCGTACTACGAAGGACAAATGCAGCAAAtggtttcaaaaaatgatactgAAAAAATGCCGGCCCAAACGGCGGCCGTTATGGATAAACAAGACATCTACGATCGTATCAAACAAATTAAAGACGCTCTGATAGGCGGCGAGCGCGCGAATGATGTTCAGCTGAAGGAAAAGCGGTACCGAAACAAGCTAGCTTCCCAGAAGCGACTGAATGCGTTGGCCCACGTGATTAGCAGGGTGGAACAAAGCGAGGACCGGGACTTGCTGCAAGGACACTACATGGATATTCAACAGGAGTTGAAAGTTCGTTACGAGCAGATCAGACAGCAAAGGAAGCGCATAAAATCACTCGAACGTGATATATCGGATATTCAGAGCGAATTCCAAACGGATCGGGCCGACTATCTGGCAACAATTCGGTTGCTAGAGAAGAAGATCCTttttttcgaagctgttttccaaaaagcGATGCCAGTACTGAGAAAGGATGGCCGCTATTGGAACTTGGAATGCTTGGAGGGAGACTCGGAGTGGCATGATGATTTGAAGAAGTGGAAACTTCCGGATGATACACTCCTGCGGACACGATTACCACCAG CGGACCCAACCCCCTCGGAATCTCCGTCGAAAAATGGCCGCGATAGTCAAAACTCATTCACGGCACCAGGTCGACTGGAGCGTAGTTCAACGTTGATCCTGACCAAGCTACCGGAGTTCGAAAGCGGAGTCAACAGCTTCGCGGGGGAAATGCGCAAAAAAGACTTTCTCAGCAAAAGCACAAACTGCAGCCCTTTTCCCAAAATAGAAGATGTCGCCATGTCCTACTTTCGACCACGACGAGCAGCGGAACTGGTGTATCGCAGTGGCTGGGGTAGCCTTCAAAAGTAG
- the LOC129722034 gene encoding NAD(P)H-hydrate epimerase isoform X1, which produces MFAKFTKTAACIIPVLFKRYTASTIVHSRTFASVSKMKFLNQQEAIAVDEELFNEYKFSVDQLMELAGLSCAHAINDCYGTVTKSKKVLVCCGPGNNGGDGLVAARHLVLMDYESYVYYPTKLSKELFVNLKHQCESMGITVSQECPTLEWVDNNFGLVVDALFGFSFKPPVRESFAAIMDVLVQTKVPIVSIDIPSGWHVENGPQTERNIKPDCLISLTAPKLCAKHLGNAKHYLGGRFVPQKLQSKYTMDLPSYTGNDLFVKLS; this is translated from the exons ATGTTTGCTAAATTTACCAAAACTGCAGCTTGTATCATCCCGGTTCTATTCAAACGTTACACAGCA TCAACTATCGTTCACTCGAGAACATTCGCTTCCGTGAGCAAGATGAAGTTCCTCAACCAGCAAGAGGCGATTGCCGTGGACGAGGAATTGTTCAACGAATACAAGTTCAGCGTCGATCAGCTGATGGAACTGGCCGGCCTAAGCTGTGCCCATGCCATAAACGATTGCTATGGAACCGTtacaaaaagcaaaaaagttcTAGTCTGCTGCGGGCCCGGCAACAACGGTGGAGATGGACTGGTAGCCGCACGCCATTTGGTGCTAATGGACTACGAATCCTACGTCTACTATCCCACAAAGCTGTCCAAGGAATTGTTCGTAAATTTAAAGCACCAGTGCGAATCGATGGGAATCACGGTTAGCCAAGAATGTCCCACGCTAGAGTGGGTTGACAACAACTTCGGGCTCGTCGTAGACGCTCTGTTTGGTTTTAGTTTTAAACCTCCGGTAAGGGAATCCTTTGCTGCCATCATGGATGTGCTCGTACAGACTAAGGTTCCTATTGTCAG TATCGACATCCCAAGTGGCTGGCATGTTGAAAACGGACCACAAACTGAACGGAACATAAAGCCAGACTGTTTGATTTCACTGACCGCACCCAAGCTGTGTGCAAAGCATCTTGGTAACGCCAAACATTATCTTGGGGGACGATTCGTCCCCCAGAAATTGCAAAGCAAATACACAATGGATCTTCCATCGTACACAGGAAACGATCTGTTCGTTAAACTATCGTGA
- the LOC129722034 gene encoding NAD(P)H-hydrate epimerase isoform X2: MKFLNQQEAIAVDEELFNEYKFSVDQLMELAGLSCAHAINDCYGTVTKSKKVLVCCGPGNNGGDGLVAARHLVLMDYESYVYYPTKLSKELFVNLKHQCESMGITVSQECPTLEWVDNNFGLVVDALFGFSFKPPVRESFAAIMDVLVQTKVPIVSIDIPSGWHVENGPQTERNIKPDCLISLTAPKLCAKHLGNAKHYLGGRFVPQKLQSKYTMDLPSYTGNDLFVKLS, from the exons ATGAAGTTCCTCAACCAGCAAGAGGCGATTGCCGTGGACGAGGAATTGTTCAACGAATACAAGTTCAGCGTCGATCAGCTGATGGAACTGGCCGGCCTAAGCTGTGCCCATGCCATAAACGATTGCTATGGAACCGTtacaaaaagcaaaaaagttcTAGTCTGCTGCGGGCCCGGCAACAACGGTGGAGATGGACTGGTAGCCGCACGCCATTTGGTGCTAATGGACTACGAATCCTACGTCTACTATCCCACAAAGCTGTCCAAGGAATTGTTCGTAAATTTAAAGCACCAGTGCGAATCGATGGGAATCACGGTTAGCCAAGAATGTCCCACGCTAGAGTGGGTTGACAACAACTTCGGGCTCGTCGTAGACGCTCTGTTTGGTTTTAGTTTTAAACCTCCGGTAAGGGAATCCTTTGCTGCCATCATGGATGTGCTCGTACAGACTAAGGTTCCTATTGTCAG TATCGACATCCCAAGTGGCTGGCATGTTGAAAACGGACCACAAACTGAACGGAACATAAAGCCAGACTGTTTGATTTCACTGACCGCACCCAAGCTGTGTGCAAAGCATCTTGGTAACGCCAAACATTATCTTGGGGGACGATTCGTCCCCCAGAAATTGCAAAGCAAATACACAATGGATCTTCCATCGTACACAGGAAACGATCTGTTCGTTAAACTATCGTGA